In a genomic window of Methylobacter sp. YRD-M1:
- a CDS encoding DinB family protein: protein MHFFNHQTHHRGQATTLLSQAGVDVGVTDLLALIPNETEA from the coding sequence ATGCATTTCTTCAACCATCAGACTCACCATCGCGGCCAGGCGACGACTCTGCTCTCGCAAGCCGGCGTCGATGTCGGAGTCACGGATTTGCTCGCTCTCATTCCCAATGAAACCGAGGCATAA
- a CDS encoding IS982 family transposase, translated as MKLTQLFCDVDDFCQTFIPAWQEKQLTNGDRKRNRAHRMSYSEMITLLVSYHQSGFRTFKWFYQKHVQRYWQSEFPKLLSYNRFIELVPTIIVPLTTFMNSRCGTSQGLAFIDSTPLKVCKNIRIPRHKTFVRQAGRGKSSTGWFYGFKLHLIVNDQGEILSFCITAGNVDDRKPVPKLVKSLTGKLFGDRGYISKKLTKLLASQDIELITTLKKNMKAQTIDAFDQLLLRKRSIIETINDQLKNIFDLEHSRHRSLTNYLSNIMAGLVAYSYQEKKPALNLRELDLLPLEQILIPN; from the coding sequence AGACTTTTATTCCAGCCTGGCAAGAAAAACAGTTGACGAACGGCGACCGGAAGCGGAACCGCGCACACCGCATGAGTTATAGCGAGATGATCACCCTGTTAGTGTCTTACCATCAGTCAGGCTTTCGAACCTTCAAATGGTTTTACCAAAAGCATGTGCAACGCTATTGGCAATCTGAATTCCCCAAGCTGTTGAGCTACAACCGGTTTATCGAGCTTGTGCCGACTATCATCGTGCCCTTAACGACTTTCATGAACAGCCGTTGCGGCACCTCGCAAGGCCTTGCCTTTATTGATTCTACGCCTCTGAAAGTCTGCAAGAATATCCGTATTCCCCGACATAAAACTTTTGTGCGTCAGGCCGGTCGAGGCAAGTCATCGACGGGCTGGTTTTATGGGTTTAAGTTACACCTGATCGTCAATGACCAAGGCGAAATCCTGTCATTCTGCATCACGGCAGGCAATGTCGATGATAGAAAACCGGTACCCAAACTGGTGAAATCATTGACCGGCAAGCTGTTCGGCGACCGAGGCTATATTTCCAAAAAATTAACTAAGCTGTTGGCTAGCCAGGATATTGAACTGATTACCACCTTGAAAAAGAACATGAAAGCTCAAACCATCGATGCCTTTGATCAATTACTGCTGCGTAAACGCAGCATCATTGAAACCATTAATGATCAGCTGAAAAACATTTTTGACCTCGAACATTCGCGTCATCGCTCGTTGACCAATTATCTGTCGAATATTATGGCAGGCTTAGTGGCTTACTCTTATCAAGAGAAAAAGCCGGCTCTCAATCTGCGTGAGCTTGATTTGTTACCTTTGGAGCAAATCCTTATCCCGAACTGA
- a CDS encoding IS1182 family transposase: MSRFIQFDRNQQYLLPPSVDEWLPEDHLARFIVEVIDQLDLSKLTGHYSGRGSAAYHPALLLALLVYGYATGTFSSRKIERATYDSVAFRFIAANHHPDHDTLAHFRKTFLVELEDLFVQVLTLAQTMKLVKLGQISLDGTKIKANASKHKALSHGHIEKLEAQLREEVQALLKKAVDVDQEELADGIDLPAEVARREDRLKALAEAKAKIAERVKERDEQAQKDYQGKLADRERQRQAGKKPRGQEPKAPETGPKDKDQINLTDEESRIMPSKDGFVQGYNAQAAVDVDSLLVVGATLSQHTNDKRQVEPMLKALNALPDSLGKPETLLADNGYFSKDNIHACVEQKITPLIALGREAHHLPLAERLTPDTPEPESDDPLVKMAWKLKTQSGRALYGKRKSTVEPVFGIIKQVLGFRQFSLRGLDAVAGEWKLVTMAFNLKRMHMLAAG; this comes from the coding sequence ATGAGCCGCTTTATTCAGTTTGATCGAAACCAACAGTATTTGCTTCCGCCGTCCGTGGACGAATGGTTGCCGGAAGACCACCTGGCACGCTTTATCGTCGAAGTGATCGATCAGCTCGATCTATCAAAACTGACAGGCCATTATTCTGGACGGGGTTCAGCGGCTTATCATCCGGCACTGCTGTTGGCCCTGCTGGTCTATGGTTATGCGACCGGCACGTTCTCCAGTCGCAAGATCGAGCGGGCAACCTACGATTCAGTGGCGTTTCGGTTCATTGCTGCCAATCATCATCCCGATCATGACACCCTGGCCCATTTCCGCAAGACCTTTCTGGTGGAGTTGGAGGACTTGTTCGTACAAGTGCTGACGCTGGCGCAGACGATGAAACTCGTCAAGCTGGGACAGATTTCGCTGGATGGTACCAAAATCAAGGCCAATGCCTCGAAGCACAAGGCCTTGTCCCATGGCCACATCGAAAAGTTGGAAGCGCAATTGCGTGAGGAAGTGCAGGCCCTGCTGAAAAAGGCAGTGGACGTTGATCAGGAAGAATTGGCCGACGGTATCGATTTGCCGGCGGAAGTCGCGCGTCGGGAAGATCGCTTGAAAGCCTTGGCGGAAGCCAAGGCCAAGATTGCCGAACGGGTTAAAGAACGGGACGAACAAGCCCAAAAAGACTACCAGGGGAAACTGGCTGACCGGGAGCGCCAGCGTCAGGCGGGCAAAAAGCCCCGAGGCCAGGAGCCTAAGGCGCCCGAAACCGGCCCCAAAGATAAGGACCAGATCAACCTGACCGATGAAGAATCGCGGATCATGCCGAGCAAGGACGGCTTCGTGCAGGGCTACAACGCCCAGGCGGCCGTCGATGTCGACAGCCTGCTGGTGGTTGGTGCTACACTCAGCCAGCATACCAACGACAAGCGGCAAGTCGAGCCAATGCTGAAGGCGCTGAACGCCTTGCCGGATAGCCTCGGCAAGCCAGAAACGCTGCTGGCCGACAACGGCTACTTCAGCAAAGACAATATCCATGCCTGTGTGGAGCAAAAAATTACACCCCTCATCGCCCTGGGCCGGGAAGCCCATCATCTGCCATTGGCAGAACGCCTGACGCCGGATACACCGGAACCTGAAAGCGATGACCCGCTAGTCAAAATGGCCTGGAAACTCAAAACCCAGAGTGGCCGCGCGCTTTATGGTAAACGCAAAAGCACGGTCGAACCGGTATTTGGGATCATCAAACAGGTATTGGGATTCCGCCAATTCTCGCTGAGAGGCCTTGATGCGGTAGCTGGTGAGTGGAAACTGGTGACTATGGCCTTCAATTTAAAGCGAATGCATATGCTGGCGGCCGGATAA